Below is a window of Manis javanica isolate MJ-LG chromosome 2, MJ_LKY, whole genome shotgun sequence DNA.
CCTTCCTGTCTATCAAATCCAGGACACACAGTAGCTACTCAATAAATACATCTTGCCATATTAGTTCTAATTAATGCTGCCTCCTACAGGAAGCCATCCCTGATCactatccacacacacacacacacacacacacacacacacaccccatatgACTTTCCTCCTTTGGGCTTTCATAGCACTTTATCTGTTCCCTTTGGTGGCCCTGAGCACACCATGCTTATCCCTTGGATCAGGAGCTTTTGCATATATGATTCTTTCCCAATTACTTACATCCATAATCCTGCATCAGGCATCACCTGGCGTGGGTGTACCATTAATGttcatttgaataaatgaacCAGCCAGTATTACAGTGAGtgggaaaaggaaggaggaatATAAATGTTCACTAGTTTCTTAGTCATTAAATAATTTACCCTTGCTTTAGGTAATAGGTCATCCTAGTCTGCCTTCCTCATGTAGGGGGCTGTATATCTCAAAGAAACTGCTAAACAGGGCAACCCTTCCTGCATTTCAGCTTCTCAATAAGCATTGAGAGGCTTCCCAGAACTTCTGGCACTTGGTACTTCTCATGGGAACTGCAGGGCAAAATACCAGCTCCATGCAGTAGCAACTCAAGAAAGTTAATGGATTTGAAGGGAGAGGAagcaaaacacagaaacacacacttgAGTGCCTGTGTTGGAGGCTTCACAGTCTTCCTTCTGCCATTCATGATTATTTCTCACAATAATGCTGAGTGATATTATATAACAATCTCTAGTTTGGGGTGTTGTCATGTTGATAAGAAAATGTATTCAACTGTCTTATCTAAATAAGGCATCTCTCACATGGTAGCCTTCACTAGATGAGACGAGTATTCAGATGGAGAAACAGGCCCATAATGCCTATAATGTCACTGCCAGGATTTAAGCCCTGATTGTAACTGTGAGCTCCCTCCCTAAATCTGTGAACATATAGTGTTCATATAAGTAAGTTGTGTAGCTCTTCATAGTTTTCTGCTGGTAAAAGTATTCAAGTCCtgtttatcatatatttttaattttggtatcctATTGTTCCTATTTTTCATTGCCATGAAATCACTTCAGATCTGTGTTCAAGAgccttatttaaattttattcaaaatattctgtGAAAAGAAATAGGCCTCTAAGGAAAATAAATCTTTCCCTAGGACAGGTACTGGTTAACTGGTTATTAATCAGCAAGTAACTGGTAATAGGAGATGGGAAGTGTGTCTTTTGTTCTCTTCTCCCAAAGTATTGCTTTCCTTCTAACAGGTGAGAGCTTGGGTATGTGACTTAACACCCTCATCTCTGGCTGTGCTTTTTCTGGGTGACACAGAAGAATTAAGGAGCCAGTGGAGAGGCAGCACTGAGACTACAAATGATCAGGGATGCCAAAGGGATAAAGAGACCACTTGAATGAACTCTAACACCCGAAAGTGAGTGTCTAAACCACCTTTGGCCTGAACAGAGAAGTCAAGGAAAAAAAGGCTTCCTAAGGATATCTCAAAATCAGTTTCCCTggagtatgaaaacaaaacacaggtaAGGATTTTAGATTAGGAGAGGCATCCATAAAGTTTGGAGATTATCACTAACTTGTTTTGGCTATTCACTAGATTGAGCATTTGCTAGATTTCTACCCTGTAAAGCAGGCACTCTTCATACCCTCAGTTACAGGAGAAAACCAAAGCACTGAAAGCTTCAGTAGTTTCTCCATGGTCCCACCGAGATTAATTGGAATTAACTGGCTCAGCTGGGATTAGTGAGAATGATACTGGATATATTTCTCTTGCCCTAATATTATTCCTAAAAAGACAAATCTAATTTGGGACTTTAATGTTTGcctttttctatatttaaaatggaGGTAGGATGCAGGATTCAGGGGTGCTGTCAATTTCAGATAAATCACAGAACATACCTGGCTGTGGGTGGCTATGCAACTAAGGAACTTACTGTCACCTAGTGGCAACCTGTGCTTGTTGCAGAATACCAGGCCTCCAGGTGCAGATGCTGCACACCGAAACCAGCTGCTGGCCAGCTGGACCAGGTGCTGGAAGGTGTCATACACAGCACCCTGCATCATATGTATTCACTCCTATTTGCAAAGATTATTTCCAAATCAATACGAGAAGTCAAGACTGTTGTTCAGTGACCTCTACCTTCCTCTTTCATTCCCACCTCCCTAGCATAGTTTGTAATCCCCTTGCTTCTGCACACCTCAGGGTATGCACGTGTTAGAGTGCACACTTTACTGATGGTGACATATTTATCTGTAGTTCCCCCCCAATCCCACCACGAGTGTCTGTGAGCATCCTAACCAGGTACAGGGacttgtcttattcatctttatatcctAAGCTCCTAGTGCATGGCTGGGCCCAGAGGAGGTACCtagtgaatgtttgttgaatgaatatgagTTGAATATGAGCTTCTGACCCAAACTCATCATCACTCTATGACTCAGGCCAAGATTAAGCAGGAGTTTATTTGAATACTCTAAACAGTAAACATTTGAGAGGGTTGGGTGGAAGAATGGAAGGAGCCTCTCAGAAAAGTGTCCAagacagggcagggctgggggcttggGCAAAGGGCCTGCTCACAGGGCAGTGGATGCCCGGAACTTCTGGGTCAGACAGAACACAGCAGCTGTGAGGGCTGTGCACTGACGCACCAAGAGTTTCACACTCAGGTCGTGGTAGCCTCTTTCACAGGTCACCTTAGCAGCCTTCACAAACTGGTGATAGGAGTATACCACATCCCTCAGGTTCCCCACCACTTCCCTGTGCCGGGCAGAGCAGCGGTTGCAGTGTGTGAACTGGAAGCACATGCTAGCCAGCTGGACCAGGTGCTGGAAGGTGTCATGCACAGCACCCTGCATCTCTTCCGGGGACTGGTCCATTCTGATCACATGCTGACAGCTTGACAGAAGTTTCTGGGAGCCCATGCAGAGGCGGCCCCGGCTTTCAGAAAAATGCCAGGTGCACTTCTCTGGGGGGTGTTTGTTCCCATTCCCCCAGGATGCTTCTAAAATGTCTTGTAATTCCAGCAAGTTCTCCATGAGTTGGATGAAGGCCTCAGCAGTGCCGGTAGGGGAAGCTCTCAGCTGTCTGAGAGCCCTGGAGCAGTACTCTGGCCAGATGTGCCTATTCCTCAACAGGGGCTGGGCACTGCAGCTGTGGGCCCTGGCAGGCCTCCAGGGCAGGGCCAACCAGCTCCCTGCAGAGGGAGGTGATGTGAGGGGGGCTGTGGGCTGTGCTTCCAAGtccctgtcttcttcctctgTCTCTGGCTGCAGGCCATGGAAGCATGTGGCATAGGAGAACTGGCAGCTGCACTGCTCCATCCCAATCCTGGGTGCCACCATCTCATTCATACCTGCAAACCCCAAAGATGTGGCCATCCTGAGACTGGCGGAAACTTTAGGATGGGTTTCTGGCGCAAAGCACAGGAAAGCCTTCTCAGCAGGAAGGCAGATGCTAGggcttttctctttgctttctgaCAGAGAACAATGGCTTAAACTTTCTAAGTGGGGCTCCTCTTGGGGACATGGTAGTAAGTTTGGCAGAGAACTTCCTGGATTCAAACAGGCCTGCTGAGGTGTGTCCCTAGGGATGGTATCTTCCCCCATCACGTGGTTAAGTGGCTCTGCTTTGACTACCGCTAGTGGGAAGCCTGATGGAACAGTCTGGTCCTGAAGTAAGAAATCAGGGTCTAAATCCAGCTCTGCCCAAAGTTTCTGTTTCTCATGGGCTTGGCCTGGGGCTTCTCTGCTTTGCTCCTGGGGGCTTGTGGGGGAACGTGCTGGGGTGTGCTGAGTCCCTGTTACAGGAGTCCCCAAGGAGAGCGCGGCTGTTACTCCACCAACTGGTGCACTGATTGTCTGTGCGACAGCATCTGATGTGGCACCCTTGGCATCACCCGAATCCTCCCCAGGTTCATCATGTAATAAGTCGTTGCCATTTTTGTTTGTAACTTCTCCATCATGTTCCAGAGAGAATTgttcttgttcttcctcctttgtaGGGAAAGAAGCTGTCTTCTCTCCTGGATTAATTCCACATTCACCACTTGCAGGCCTATCCTGAGTACACAACAAAGGGCCTATGTATTTGGGGGTAGTTTCTTGCATATGATTTGCCAGCAAGAATCCCAGTCCTGTTTCTAACTGGGCTCCTCCCAGCTCTAGTGTATCTCCTTGAGAGCCAATATGAGGCCCTGGGCTGATGGCCAGGCAGATTATATTTGGGTTTGGGCCAGCACCAGAGAGGGAGGAAGTACTATCTCCAAGCTCTGCAGCAAGTTCTTTGGGGGCACTACCATCCAAGTCTTGAGATGGAGATAAGGTTTGGGAAGGTCCTGCCTGAGTTGTGTCTGGGCTAGATGAGCCTGGGTTGGAACAGTGAGGGCTGCTTGCTGGGGAACTGGCAACAGTAGCTGTCAAAGGGGCAATCTCAGAATTTTCTTCATGGTTGGGATCAATCCGGAGGCGAATGGCAGAAATAGAAGACACTCGAGAGTCGATGACCGACTTGGTTTCCATGGTCTCAGGCTCCATCTCCATGATCCGGGAGGCTGGGCTTTTGCTCTTGGTCTCCCTCAGGGGagccagcagccccagggccttGGTTTCCAGGAGGGTGGGCTCACCTTGCATGTCCTGCAGAGAGGACACAGTAGGTGAGGGTGCACTGAGGGCAAGATAGGGCTGCCGGTCATAGTAGCACAAGTCGTCCATGCTCTCCAGGGAGGCTGATGGCACAAGGGGAAAGGAGACCTGACAGGTGTAGTCAGTCTGTAGGAAAGACCTTCTTTTTCTCAGAGTCTTTGCATACTTCTTCACTCCTCCCCTTCTGCTTGGCTGTCTTCCATCTGGGGGATTCAGGCTGTCCTCAGGGCTGCAAGAACTAGCCTTATTCTGCAAGCCTGTGGCACTGGGTTCTCCAGCAGACATAGCTCTGGGCCCTGagaatcaagaaaagaaaaagtacatgaaaagcataaaaatacatttacagagCATAGGCTCAGGGCTCAGGattgcctaggttcaaatcctggctgggCTGTATAACCTCAGACATCTTGACCtgctcactttcctcatctggtGATACTAACTGCAGCAGGCATTTTTTATTCTTGGTTGCCCAAGATCCATTTCATTGTCTTTTGGTCACAGCACCCTAACTTCCTTTCAGGAAATGACATCTATCTCCCCAGTGGTCTGTTGGAAGGTGCCCTAACCATACCAGCCAAGACGCCAGAGTTATGACCTAGAAAGTCAGCCACAAATTCCCTAGAATTTCAAACTCAAACACAttgattgaaaaataaataagtaaaagtagATCCCATTCTTTGCAGCCACAGGATCCTGACTGTATGATGAGAAATCCTGCTATCCAACCTCCTGATCTGGTTCCTTCTGGTGCCTGAGCTGTTCTCCACCTGTGCTGGAAATTCTATAATCTTACATCCTTCCAACACTTCTTTTTTG
It encodes the following:
- the FRMPD1 gene encoding FERM and PDZ domain-containing protein 1 isoform X3, with amino-acid sequence MNNEPPEALSCERAIDILREAEDSLSITVLRGTSGAPKSSFLTEEKRARLKTNPVKVHFAEEVLVSAHSQGNSLLCMPNVLKLYLENGQTKAFKFEANTTVKDIILTVKEKLSIRSMEYFALALEEQYNISRLHLLHEEELIQQVVEREESHDYRCLFRVCFVPKDPLDLLKEDPVAFEYLYLQSCSDVLQERFAVEMKCSSALRLAALHIQERIYACAQPQKISLKYIEKDWGIENFISPTLLRNMKGKDIKKAISFHMKRNQNLLEPRQKQLISAAQLRLNYLQILGELKTYGGKIFNATLMLQDRESYIALLVGAKYGISQIINSKLNIMSTLAEFANISRVELTEESEKVSMVRVYLQDVKVLTLLLESNSAKDLACLVAGYYRLFVDPVTSVFLWPGNKQQVHRVSAEEGYESRACSDSEESSEVDCVLEPLSDRHLLMLGPCRLLVKEEQPPGDSPMSEGARKGPSPCGVSSMTDSAESEASDSANTESRGCRTSGSSESVDALEEDDFDACSSSQSGFFHFASPGFPEGLDSNNQEERSRVETSSFLCLLDLAQTPNPPFQKTELSESPTPETFSWGPELSAARLDPRLHEGSRTDYYSLCSRVSPASHLSDSSESTASWQGGDLLALGQQGWTEAQPSSRLEALAFEEGSSDEEYYDAADKLTPPDVLSGPRAMSAGEPSATGLQNKASSCSPEDSLNPPDGRQPSRRGGVKKYAKTLRKRRSFLQTDYTCQVSFPLVPSASLESMDDLCYYDRQPYLALSAPSPTVSSLQDMQGEPTLLETKALGLLAPLRETKSKSPASRIMEMEPETMETKSVIDSRVSSISAIRLRIDPNHEENSEIAPLTATVASSPASSPHCSNPGSSSPDTTQAGPSQTLSPSQDLDGSAPKELAAELGDSTSSLSGAGPNPNIICLAISPGPHIGSQGDTLELGGAQLETGLGFLLANHMQETTPKYIGPLLCTQDRPASGECGINPGEKTASFPTKEEEQEQFSLEHDGEVTNKNGNDLLHDEPGEDSGDAKGATSDAVAQTISAPVGGVTAALSLGTPVTGTQHTPARSPTSPQEQSREAPGQAHEKQKLWAELDLDPDFLLQDQTVPSGFPLAVVKAEPLNHVMGEDTIPRDTPQQACLNPGSSLPNLLPCPQEEPHLESLSHCSLSESKEKSPSICLPAEKAFLCFAPETHPKVSASLRMATSLGFAGMNEMVAPRIGMEQCSCQFSYATCFHGLQPETEEEDRDLEAQPTAPLTSPPSAGSWLALPWRPARAHSCSAQPLLRNRHIWPEYCSRALRQLRASPTGTAEAFIQLMENLLELQDILEASWGNGNKHPPEKCTWHFSESRGRLCMGSQKLLSSCQHVIRMDQSPEEMQGAVHDTFQHLVQLASMCFQFTHCNRCSARHREVVGNLRDVVYSYHQFVKAAKVTCERGYHDLSVKLLVRQCTALTAAVFCLTQKFRASTAL
- the FRMPD1 gene encoding FERM and PDZ domain-containing protein 1 isoform X4, producing the protein MASAFPGQLSQGAPKSSFLTEEKRARLKTNPVKVHFAEEVLVSAHSQGNSLLCMPNVLKLYLENGQTKAFKFEANTTVKDIILTVKEKLSIRSMEYFALALEEQYNISRLHLLHEEELIQQVVEREESHDYRCLFRVCFVPKDPLDLLKEDPVAFEYLYLQSCSDVLQERFAVEMKCSSALRLAALHIQERIYACAQPQKISLKYIEKDWGIENFISPTLLRNMKGKDIKKAISFHMKRNQNLLEPRQKQLISAAQLRLNYLQILGELKTYGGKIFNATLMLQDRESYIALLVGAKYGISQIINSKLNIMSTLAEFANISRVELTEESEKVSMVRVYLQDVKVLTLLLESNSAKDLACLVAGYYRLFVDPVTSVFLWPGNKQQVHRVSAEEGYESRACSDSEESSEVDCVLEPLSDRHLLMLGPCRLLVKEEQPPGDSPMSEGARKGPSPCGVSSMTDSAESEASDSANTESRGCRTSGSSESVDALEEDDFDACSSSQSGFFHFASPGFPEGLDSNNQEERSRVETSSFLCLLDLAQTPNPPFQKTELSESPTPETFSWGPELSAARLDPRLHEGSRTDYYSLCSRVSPASHLSDSSESTASWQGGDLLALGQQGWTEAQPSSRLEALAFEEGSSDEEYYDAADKLTPPDVLSGPRAMSAGEPSATGLQNKASSCSPEDSLNPPDGRQPSRRGGVKKYAKTLRKRRSFLQTDYTCQVSFPLVPSASLESMDDLCYYDRQPYLALSAPSPTVSSLQDMQGEPTLLETKALGLLAPLRETKSKSPASRIMEMEPETMETKSVIDSRVSSISAIRLRIDPNHEENSEIAPLTATVASSPASSPHCSNPGSSSPDTTQAGPSQTLSPSQDLDGSAPKELAAELGDSTSSLSGAGPNPNIICLAISPGPHIGSQGDTLELGGAQLETGLGFLLANHMQETTPKYIGPLLCTQDRPASGECGINPGEKTASFPTKEEEQEQFSLEHDGEVTNKNGNDLLHDEPGEDSGDAKGATSDAVAQTISAPVGGVTAALSLGTPVTGTQHTPARSPTSPQEQSREAPGQAHEKQKLWAELDLDPDFLLQDQTVPSGFPLAVVKAEPLNHVMGEDTIPRDTPQQACLNPGSSLPNLLPCPQEEPHLESLSHCSLSESKEKSPSICLPAEKAFLCFAPETHPKVSASLRMATSLGFAGMNEMVAPRIGMEQCSCQFSYATCFHGLQPETEEEDRDLEAQPTAPLTSPPSAGSWLALPWRPARAHSCSAQPLLRNRHIWPEYCSRALRQLRASPTGTAEAFIQLMENLLELQDILEASWGNGNKHPPEKCTWHFSESRGRLCMGSQKLLSSCQHVIRMDQSPEEMQGAVHDTFQHLVQLASMCFQFTHCNRCSARHREVVGNLRDVVYSYHQFVKAAKVTCERGYHDLSVKLLVRQCTALTAAVFCLTQKFRASTAL
- the FRMPD1 gene encoding FERM and PDZ domain-containing protein 1 isoform X2, producing the protein MEELEASLFQTRKAHRIEQMVARWLRRSRDSSAREAEDSLSITVLRGTSGAPKSSFLTEEKRARLKTNPVKVHFAEEVLVSAHSQGNSLLCMPNVLKLYLENGQTKAFKFEANTTVKDIILTVKEKLSIRSMEYFALALEEQYNISRLHLLHEEELIQQVVEREESHDYRCLFRVCFVPKDPLDLLKEDPVAFEYLYLQSCSDVLQERFAVEMKCSSALRLAALHIQERIYACAQPQKISLKYIEKDWGIENFISPTLLRNMKGKDIKKAISFHMKRNQNLLEPRQKQLISAAQLRLNYLQILGELKTYGGKIFNATLMLQDRESYIALLVGAKYGISQIINSKLNIMSTLAEFANISRVELTEESEKVSMVRVYLQDVKVLTLLLESNSAKDLACLVAGYYRLFVDPVTSVFLWPGNKQQVHRVSAEEGYESRACSDSEESSEVDCVLEPLSDRHLLMLGPCRLLVKEEQPPGDSPMSEGARKGPSPCGVSSMTDSAESEASDSANTESRGCRTSGSSESVDALEEDDFDACSSSQSGFFHFASPGFPEGLDSNNQEERSRVETSSFLCLLDLAQTPNPPFQKTELSESPTPETFSWGPELSAARLDPRLHEGSRTDYYSLCSRVSPASHLSDSSESTASWQGGDLLALGQQGWTEAQPSSRLEALAFEEGSSDEEYYDAADKLTPPDVLSGPRAMSAGEPSATGLQNKASSCSPEDSLNPPDGRQPSRRGGVKKYAKTLRKRRSFLQTDYTCQVSFPLVPSASLESMDDLCYYDRQPYLALSAPSPTVSSLQDMQGEPTLLETKALGLLAPLRETKSKSPASRIMEMEPETMETKSVIDSRVSSISAIRLRIDPNHEENSEIAPLTATVASSPASSPHCSNPGSSSPDTTQAGPSQTLSPSQDLDGSAPKELAAELGDSTSSLSGAGPNPNIICLAISPGPHIGSQGDTLELGGAQLETGLGFLLANHMQETTPKYIGPLLCTQDRPASGECGINPGEKTASFPTKEEEQEQFSLEHDGEVTNKNGNDLLHDEPGEDSGDAKGATSDAVAQTISAPVGGVTAALSLGTPVTGTQHTPARSPTSPQEQSREAPGQAHEKQKLWAELDLDPDFLLQDQTVPSGFPLAVVKAEPLNHVMGEDTIPRDTPQQACLNPGSSLPNLLPCPQEEPHLESLSHCSLSESKEKSPSICLPAEKAFLCFAPETHPKVSASLRMATSLGFAGMNEMVAPRIGMEQCSCQFSYATCFHGLQPETEEEDRDLEAQPTAPLTSPPSAGSWLALPWRPARAHSCSAQPLLRNRHIWPEYCSRALRQLRASPTGTAEAFIQLMENLLELQDILEASWGNGNKHPPEKCTWHFSESRGRLCMGSQKLLSSCQHVIRMDQSPEEMQGAVHDTFQHLVQLASMCFQFTHCNRCSARHREVVGNLRDVVYSYHQFVKAAKVTCERGYHDLSVKLLVRQCTALTAAVFCLTQKFRASTAL
- the FRMPD1 gene encoding FERM and PDZ domain-containing protein 1 isoform X1 — encoded protein: MEELEASLFQTRKAHRIEQMVARWLRRSRDSSARAKVVAADGPPGVPIQTFTPVKLTVKIDKDALLQDYGFHISESLPLTVVAVTAGGSAHGKLFPGDQILQMNNEPPEALSCERAIDILREAEDSLSITVLRGTSGAPKSSFLTEEKRARLKTNPVKVHFAEEVLVSAHSQGNSLLCMPNVLKLYLENGQTKAFKFEANTTVKDIILTVKEKLSIRSMEYFALALEEQYNISRLHLLHEEELIQQVVEREESHDYRCLFRVCFVPKDPLDLLKEDPVAFEYLYLQSCSDVLQERFAVEMKCSSALRLAALHIQERIYACAQPQKISLKYIEKDWGIENFISPTLLRNMKGKDIKKAISFHMKRNQNLLEPRQKQLISAAQLRLNYLQILGELKTYGGKIFNATLMLQDRESYIALLVGAKYGISQIINSKLNIMSTLAEFANISRVELTEESEKVSMVRVYLQDVKVLTLLLESNSAKDLACLVAGYYRLFVDPVTSVFLWPGNKQQVHRVSAEEGYESRACSDSEESSEVDCVLEPLSDRHLLMLGPCRLLVKEEQPPGDSPMSEGARKGPSPCGVSSMTDSAESEASDSANTESRGCRTSGSSESVDALEEDDFDACSSSQSGFFHFASPGFPEGLDSNNQEERSRVETSSFLCLLDLAQTPNPPFQKTELSESPTPETFSWGPELSAARLDPRLHEGSRTDYYSLCSRVSPASHLSDSSESTASWQGGDLLALGQQGWTEAQPSSRLEALAFEEGSSDEEYYDAADKLTPPDVLSGPRAMSAGEPSATGLQNKASSCSPEDSLNPPDGRQPSRRGGVKKYAKTLRKRRSFLQTDYTCQVSFPLVPSASLESMDDLCYYDRQPYLALSAPSPTVSSLQDMQGEPTLLETKALGLLAPLRETKSKSPASRIMEMEPETMETKSVIDSRVSSISAIRLRIDPNHEENSEIAPLTATVASSPASSPHCSNPGSSSPDTTQAGPSQTLSPSQDLDGSAPKELAAELGDSTSSLSGAGPNPNIICLAISPGPHIGSQGDTLELGGAQLETGLGFLLANHMQETTPKYIGPLLCTQDRPASGECGINPGEKTASFPTKEEEQEQFSLEHDGEVTNKNGNDLLHDEPGEDSGDAKGATSDAVAQTISAPVGGVTAALSLGTPVTGTQHTPARSPTSPQEQSREAPGQAHEKQKLWAELDLDPDFLLQDQTVPSGFPLAVVKAEPLNHVMGEDTIPRDTPQQACLNPGSSLPNLLPCPQEEPHLESLSHCSLSESKEKSPSICLPAEKAFLCFAPETHPKVSASLRMATSLGFAGMNEMVAPRIGMEQCSCQFSYATCFHGLQPETEEEDRDLEAQPTAPLTSPPSAGSWLALPWRPARAHSCSAQPLLRNRHIWPEYCSRALRQLRASPTGTAEAFIQLMENLLELQDILEASWGNGNKHPPEKCTWHFSESRGRLCMGSQKLLSSCQHVIRMDQSPEEMQGAVHDTFQHLVQLASMCFQFTHCNRCSARHREVVGNLRDVVYSYHQFVKAAKVTCERGYHDLSVKLLVRQCTALTAAVFCLTQKFRASTAL
- the FRMPD1 gene encoding FERM and PDZ domain-containing protein 1 isoform X5, whose product is MTQGFIGALCCPMRVCYIFVVIICHLYAVKNLRSPDLINRISHHTKSNELPERKDWGIENFISPTLLRNMKGKDIKKAISFHMKRNQNLLEPRQKQLISAAQLRLNYLQILGELKTYGGKIFNATLMLQDRESYIALLVGAKYGISQIINSKLNIMSTLAEFANISRVELTEESEKVSMVRVYLQDVKVLTLLLESNSAKDLACLVAGYYRLFVDPVTSVFLWPGNKQQVHRVSAEEGYESRACSDSEESSEVDCVLEPLSDRHLLMLGPCRLLVKEEQPPGDSPMSEGARKGPSPCGVSSMTDSAESEASDSANTESRGCRTSGSSESVDALEEDDFDACSSSQSGFFHFASPGFPEGLDSNNQEERSRVETSSFLCLLDLAQTPNPPFQKTELSESPTPETFSWGPELSAARLDPRLHEGSRTDYYSLCSRVSPASHLSDSSESTASWQGGDLLALGQQGWTEAQPSSRLEALAFEEGSSDEEYYDAADKLTPPDVLSGPRAMSAGEPSATGLQNKASSCSPEDSLNPPDGRQPSRRGGVKKYAKTLRKRRSFLQTDYTCQVSFPLVPSASLESMDDLCYYDRQPYLALSAPSPTVSSLQDMQGEPTLLETKALGLLAPLRETKSKSPASRIMEMEPETMETKSVIDSRVSSISAIRLRIDPNHEENSEIAPLTATVASSPASSPHCSNPGSSSPDTTQAGPSQTLSPSQDLDGSAPKELAAELGDSTSSLSGAGPNPNIICLAISPGPHIGSQGDTLELGGAQLETGLGFLLANHMQETTPKYIGPLLCTQDRPASGECGINPGEKTASFPTKEEEQEQFSLEHDGEVTNKNGNDLLHDEPGEDSGDAKGATSDAVAQTISAPVGGVTAALSLGTPVTGTQHTPARSPTSPQEQSREAPGQAHEKQKLWAELDLDPDFLLQDQTVPSGFPLAVVKAEPLNHVMGEDTIPRDTPQQACLNPGSSLPNLLPCPQEEPHLESLSHCSLSESKEKSPSICLPAEKAFLCFAPETHPKVSASLRMATSLGFAGMNEMVAPRIGMEQCSCQFSYATCFHGLQPETEEEDRDLEAQPTAPLTSPPSAGSWLALPWRPARAHSCSAQPLLRNRHIWPEYCSRALRQLRASPTGTAEAFIQLMENLLELQDILEASWGNGNKHPPEKCTWHFSESRGRLCMGSQKLLSSCQHVIRMDQSPEEMQGAVHDTFQHLVQLASMCFQFTHCNRCSARHREVVGNLRDVVYSYHQFVKAAKVTCERGYHDLSVKLLVRQCTALTAAVFCLTQKFRASTAL